TACCTGCTTCAAGTTGGATCATCACTATCACCCATTGAGCATATATAGAAAATATCCTCTATAGGAAAACTCCAGCAGCTTTATAGGCTAGTCCAACCAGTTAATAATAAGATAAAACTAGATCCTAATCCCCGATAGCGACATGTATTAGCTAACAGATCACGCAATGTCAAAGCCATAACTGCCCACATTGACTAGCTTCTGACTTGTTAAACCGGCCATTTCTCGAACCTACACGGCGACAACTAAGCCTCACTCACATAGATCGTATGGTGCTCTCAGTCTCATCTTAAAGAATAAGTAAGTGTCAACAGCCCCTGATCGAATGCTAGCACCAGCACCAACATGGTACAGGCTAATAAATAAATTAGCGACGGAAGCTCCTCGGCTCACAGTACAAAAATACCCAGCTCCAAACAGAGCTGGCCAGCGTTCCTAACTGAGAGCGCCTACCGCGAGCGACCTAACTGAACCGCCGGTGTCGACCTGACTGAATTGCCGGTAACAAAAAGCTGCGCCGCCTAACTCCACAATCCGCGGATCGAACAAGCGCGCATGTTCTCAGGCTCCGACTCACGGATCGCCGGCCTCGAAACGGAACACTGGCTTACTCCGCCGCGCCCGGCCCAGACGGGAGCGCCGCCGGCCGCCCCGGCCACGGCTCGGAATCGGGAACCGGGGCCGGCCGCTCCACTCACTCGGGAGAAGCTGGgatgaggaggagggggaggggcgtaCGAGCATGAAGTCGTTGGAGCAGCCGGGGATCTTGGGCGCGTCGTCGTCCTGGTGGACGATGTCGCCGCCGGCGGCCACCCCCGCGAGCGCCGCCGCCACCAGCagcagcgccgccgccgtcgcccgcgccccggCGCCCATCGCCGCGCTTACGGTGGGGCCTGGGTTGccgggagggagggggcgggcggAGGGATCGGCCGCGAGCAGCTCGGTCGATGGCTGGAATGGCCGGCCGGACGGGGAGAAAGAGGGAGAGAGCacgaggagggagggagggaggagataGATCTGTCTGCGAGTGAGCGTCGGGCGGAGGCTGCAACTGGGGCCGGCGCCGCACGGGAGGAGATGTGTGGGCGGTGGGGCCCGCATGGCAGTAACTAAGCCGGCTTCTTTCACGTGCTCTTTCTTTCTTGGGCTTGGGTTAGTTAAGTGGAAGTGGAGCAAGCAATCTTGTTCTTGTCAGTTCCATTCCGGACTCTCATCACTTGCTCCATTCAGCACCGCTTTTGCTGATGAAACCTTCCCCCACCACTGATGTTTTTAGAAAACTTGTTTGAAATACACGTCATTTTGTAAATTTTGAGGTGGTTGTTTACATGGTTATGGCAGTGAGGTCACCGGTTTGGGAAGGGGCCGACGATTACGATGAGAGGTGTCACCGCAGGTCTTGGTGTCGACGTAGATCCGATGAAAACGGTTGAGGGGGTGGGGACCGTTGTGGACGAAGATGGGTGTGACGGTGTAAATGACCGACTTATAAGTTGGAGAAGAAGTTTCAAAAAATCGCTGGTACGTGAGATCCCGACTGGCAAATTAACAAACTGGATCTATAAAGCTTGTTTTTTTATGATGGATGCGATGATGCGGAGTGACATGGTACAATTTAATTTGTAGGATTTAGCTGAAATCAGTAACTGAGTTATTGCACCTATTTTTGTGTCATCATTGCCGATGAGCAGTGATAATTAGCATGTGTGTGTTAACTCATTATACTTGACTTAATTTGTATGTTGTATTGAAGTTCGGTAATTTTACTCGACTCAATTTGGTCACAACTTCATGTAAGCCCATCTGCATACACAACATATCTTCCAACCAAACATCATCCTCGGCATGTCATCTCATTGAAGAAGACTGCCACGAAAACATAAAACAATTGGAACACAACTAGATGTTGAAGTGAAGGCTCCTTGCGCTCCATCTAGAAAGAATGTGTCTTCCCAAAGAATGTGTCTTCCCTGTCGGCTTCTAGCAACCATGATTTAATGAACCATGCAAAGACTATGAGCATGTGTTTATTAGCTATGTTCTGTGCAAGAATTGAGAAGTTGTTTCGTTTGGGCGTTTTCTCCAACTTGGATCCAGAACTACAAGTGGCGAGAATTGAAAGAAGAGTAAACACCATATTTATGTATGTTCGAGTAAAATCACTACCGTTAACTCAGCCCTCTCCTCCATGTCTActtatatggtgtgtgtgtgtgtgtgtgttcttcATATTCGGCTTAAAATTCTTCAGCATATCGATATGGAGTGGGAAAAGTGATCAAGGTGAAACTTAAATTTCTCTCGTGTCTTCGGACAGAGGGTTGTATCTAAAGGATAAAGAAGTGTTGAGAGTAATTAACCTCGAAACTCAAAATCAAGCTATGATCCTAACCTATTTGGACAGGTAACCATGTGCAGTGGCGAATCTTGAAAGAAAATGAAGGAGGGCACAAAGTTAATGGTGTGTAGAAAAAGTTAAAAACTCTCAATTATTTAGTCCAAAAAGGTCAAAATTTTGATACAAATACTAgtatttttttcttttccaaTTTTTGAAAGGGGGGCTTGAGCCTGTCGAAGCCCTCCCGGTAGATTCACCATTGACCATGTGGGTGTTTCTTGGGGTAGGCATATTATTACCTGGATTCTATTCCTCGCGCCTCTCAGACTTGTGGCTCTTTCTGGTGGAGATCCAGAATGAAGCCATCTCACATCTTCGGAGGTGTTTCAGTGGTTGATTCGTCTCAagcgtatttataattttttataCGTCTCAAAAAATTtaatttttagaaaaaataattaaataaaaCTTTGCATTGATATAATGTTcactttttaaaaaaattgttcacAATATTTTTAAACTACCGCATTAAAAACAGCGCTACAGTagttttctttttctatttttttaggGGAATTTACTTTTTCTAGTTTtcttaacacggtacagacgcaaagcgctcatatacacacgcatacactcacccctatgaacgcacaccctacccctatgagctcCTCCGAAACACTGAgtcggcatatcatcttgaaatttacgaagtcaccgtaggtaCATCGTCGTCGACGAGaatgtctcctcccactgaatgcatCTTGAATTTACTTTTTCTAGTTTTTTTAGACACACTTTTCCTAGTACGTATATAGCACGCATCGCTAGAGTACGCGCGCTGCGGCCcgcaaatgggccggcccagttgggTCGCCTCCCCGCATTTTCTCGCCAAAGCAGAACCCTGAGCGACCCTAAAAAAAAAGCAGAACGCTGAGTTCGGCGAGAtggaggtggaggaggccggGTGGATCGGCGGCGTGGATGAGATGGAGGCGGGGACCGCGGGAAAGGGCGTCCTCCCCGAGCACATCGCCGAGATGGAGactgccgacgccggcggcggAGCGACAACAGCGGAGGAGAAGGAATACTGGGAGTACGAGCAGGCCCTTACCTTCCGCGATCAGTGGACTTCCATCTGGGCCGCCAAATTCGGTTCCTTCGACGACATCAGTAAGTACGTAGATTCCTAACCCTGAAAACAAAAAAGCAAATAGATTCCTTCGGCAGCAGGaatttcccctagattagattagATTAGATTAGATGTAGCAAGCACAAGTTGATCACaaaatatgtgtgtgtgtgtgtgtctacgTGCAGCTGCTATTCAGCCCATGCGTTACACGGATGCAAAGGCTCCAGGGGGCTACGCGCAGCCCCTTGATTCCCTGCAGATCTACTCCATCGACGTCGCGGAGATCAGAGGCGGCCTGCGTTGGCCGGTCGACGTCTACGGTATGATCGCCGCGCGCGACGTCGTCGACAGAAACCGCAACGTCATCTTCGACCGCTCCAGGGTTGACTGCCAAACCCTCACCAAAGAGGTTTTGTTTTACCTGCCATGCATTCGTCATTTAAATTGTTGCCTGAAGTTGATTGCTATGCTCTGCACATCTAGAAGTCTCATGTTTCAAATGTGTGTTTTTCTCAAAGCCTCTTGTTGTTTGTCATTCTATTCTAGGAGCTTGAGTTTGGTATAATCTCGATGCGTTTCAACTTCTAAAAGACCGATGTCTCAGTCGATGTTATATTCCATTGATCTTGCATTGAGATTCGTACAAAAATTTCTCTTcactttttcctctcttttttccCATATACTATATCACTTGACTGAGACTTGGTTAAGTCTCAATCGACTGAGACCTAGACACACCCACCGATAAATACTTGAGATAGTAGTGCCTTATAATCCCTATATGCATCAGTCATGCACGCACACTTGATGAATTGGTTCCTTAAACTGAATGACAGCTCAAAAATTTATAAGTCGATCCATTTTAATGTGCACCTGGAGTTTACCCATTTTAAGTCGTTGCCCAGTGTAATGAACTTAATTATCAGACCATTGTTTTCAGGCTATCAATTCAATCTTTTCGAAGTTGTTTGCTCCCAATCTTGCACTGCTCTGTGCACTGGCAAGTGCATTTGTTGTTCGTACCAATTAAGTGTGTGCCATGGTATAACATGCTTGCTGACTTAACTCATTTTGTGAACACTTGATAATTTGTGTGTAACTTCTGCGTTTGCTACCTCAGAGACTTCCAGTTCAACTTATTTACGATAAGGTTCCACTTGATtactgaatcatatagtatatATTTTGCTTTCTGCTAATCAGTGTGCAATTTGTCTCCTTTTCTTGGCCACCGATATAATCTGTTCTATTCCAATCTTATTAGGGCTGAACGAAACACTGTCGATTTGCTTACGTAATGGTGTTGGATGCAGGATTCATGCTTGGTACTGACTGGCCCTACCCGCCCTATCATTATGTTGGGTGCCGCGACCTTTGAGATTGCGCTAAAAGTGAAGGAGGGCTGCACGGAGTCTAGCTAGGGATAAAGTTTTAAGCTTCTAGGCTGTTCCTCATGAGAATTTTAACTATTTGGAGGCTTCATGCCCGACAGATAGGAAATACATCAGCAAGCTTAGCACGCTAGAGTTTACAATGAGTCACATTGCTCACTCCGTGGAGGCGAGGCGACAATCAACATGCAAGTGGTTGATGGGGCGTCATGGCCAGACGGTGTCCGCGGTGAATTTTCCGCGTGCACCACCAGTATGTCCGACAGGAAAGTAATTTTACTCGATTCTGGAAGCGAGATGAAAGTGCCGGTTGATGCGGATGGCGTGGTTCAGCTATCGAGGTGCGTCGCTTCCGTTGAATTCACCGGAGAGCTCAAGGTTTGTGTGGATGCATGGCGGCAAGGCGAGACGAAGCCCAAGAAAGCTTGGACGGTTTTCAAGCCCAAGAAAGCTGGTAGGAACCATGGCACCTTCAATCTTGGCGGCGTGTGTAAGATGAAAGTCACCGTTGCCTGGTCGCTTCTTTCCTACTATCCGGTTAACCGCCCCAATAGTCCTTACGGTTCACTGGCTTTACTCAGGGAGGCAGAAGGACGTACTGTTTAGTAGTGTTAGAGTTACGATATACTTCTGGTGCGCCTTGTTCAGGCGTTGCGTGTACACATGAAGTTTAGATTGTACTAGTAATCATGTATTGTATGTTCATTTTGAATCCCATGGCCAACTTTGTGTGGATGCAAAGCAGCGCTATGGATTGAGTTGCTTTGGTGGTGTCCATCGTTTGCATGGACAAGTGTGGTGCCAAAATGGTCGATTATTCTCCTGACTTTGCTTGCTTGCCTACTTGCCGTAAATTAAGTACGATCTTCATAAGATCATTAAGCCCATGGTATAACTTGGCAGCTGATCGATCGCACAAGGCGAAATTAATCTGGTTTAAATTTCAAAGGATCTCTGCTGAGGGTGAAACACATAACAAGCAGAGGGTGGCATCCTCAGCTTATCAAGCGGGGTGAAACACTCACAAGCAAAGGGTGTGGCATCCTCAGTGGCAGACTGCGTCCAGTAAATCAAAGCCAACAGGCCTCTCTGCTTTGGTGCCACAAATCAGAAGAAACCTGTCTCACTAGATATCGGCCTCCGTACCGTCCGTTCTGCGCTGGTACAGAGGAACGCCCTTCTAAGCTTTTCAATCCGCTTGGTGATGGCGGACAACACATGTTTGACAAGGGTGGCAGATCGAAGAAAGCAATTTTGCAAACCATTCCACAGTATTCTAGACAATATCCTGCTAAAATTCCCTTTGAGAGGTTGCTGGAAATGAAGAAAAACCTATATCTGTTTTCTTTCACTGTTGAAGGTTTTGAGCAGCCGAGCGGTGATGATCCTAAATGATGATTTTGGTCACGTGGACATTGTTGTTCAGAATGATGATGACCCAGGCAATGGGTCTGTGGATAAAGATTTGTTAGAGCATCTCTAACAGTCGCACAAAAATTTCACGCCAAAAAATAGTTTTAGCGCGCCACCGTAGCACTTTTAACGCGCCGGACCGAACATTGGTTTAGCAGATGCCAAAAAACGCGCGCCCAAAAAACCACGCAGTGTAAACTGTGAAGCGCGCGCAATCCGGTGCCTCAAATTTGCAGCTTTTGATAGCGTTTTTCAGCACACGCCCAACCCTTTTTTGCGCTCGCACTATTTTACAGCTTCTGTTGGAGCTGTCCAGCGCCAAAAAAACCCGAATTTTAGCACGCGGAGCAGTTTTTTggcgcctgttggagatgctcttagaggAGGATGCAGAGCCGATTGATGAACTAGATGTAGCCGATTGATGTCTCAGCTTATCCGATGATCCTGAGGTGGGACTTACTGAAAAAGATGTTGATGACCAATCTGATGATATGCAGGCTCCCATCCAGGGGAATGTTGCTCCTAACCCTATCTGTGATACTCCTATGTCTGTCCAGAACATTTATTGCCCTGAGATCCTTAAATATATTGAAGATTCTGCATCTGAAAccaatgagagtgaggtgttgccAGAAGATGATATGGATGCTTTTGAGGAACCTGTTATAGATGCAATGAAGTAGATGGCTATTGAGAAAACTAATCAACCTGTTGTTGAGATGATGCATATTCCAATAACGACTGGGCAGAATTTGAACAAAAGGAAACCCTTAGCTGTCCAGGGTAGATGGGATCATGTCGTTGTGCAGAAACCATGGGAGACCGAATATCATGGACAAAACGGCTGCTTACAAAATGAAGAAGAATTTGGATCTACGAAAATATCATGTATATTGAAATTTGATTGTTAGCTGGATGTGCCATTGAGTATGGTTACAAGAATGTATTAGATAGGCGGAGATGGTgggcggaggaagaagaaaaagggtgATGAGTTGGTAAATAAGTTGACAATACTAAAATACATGGTTGACACAATTGTTTATGCCCTGGTTGCAACACACGGGCAATAACCTATTTTATTAGAATGCCTCTCCAGCTCATCTTGCATCTTGTAAAGTTTTTATTCCTATTTCTTTGTCCATATTGTGATTATGGCCTATTGGCTCTCCGTTCTTTTCCTATGGGGAAAAAGTTGACACTTTAATCCCATATGCTCGAACAATTTTCATACTGTGATGATTTGAGATGAACAACAATTGTACTATACTCGGCATTTTTTTGCCGTTTACTCTAACTCAGTTCAGTCCATTTATGCTTGTTATTACATAGAACTGTACTTGAGCGTGAATAGAAAATGCACTTTAGGATGAAAATCCACCTTCAATCT
The sequence above is a segment of the Aegilops tauschii subsp. strangulata cultivar AL8/78 chromosome 6, Aet v6.0, whole genome shotgun sequence genome. Coding sequences within it:
- the LOC141025451 gene encoding uncharacterized protein isoform X2, with the translated sequence MEVEEAGWIGGVDEMEAGTAGKGVLPEHIAEMETADAGGGATTAEEKEYWEYEQALTFRDQWTSIWAAKFGSFDDITAIQPMRYTDAKAPGGYAQPLDSLQIYSIDVAEIRGGLRWPVDVYGMIAARDVVDRNRNVIFDRSRVDCQTLTKEDSCLVLTGPTRPIIMLGAATFEIALKVKEGCTESS
- the LOC141025451 gene encoding uncharacterized protein isoform X1, coding for MEVEEAGWIGGVDEMEAGTAGKGVLPEHIAEMETADAGGGATTAEEKEYWEYEQALTFRDQWTSIWAAKFGSFDDITAIQPMRYTDAKAPGGYAQPLDSLQIYSIDVAEIRGGLRWPVDVYGMIAARDVVDRNRNVIFDRSRVDCQTLTKEVLFYLPCIRHLNCCLKLIAMLCTSRSLMFQMCVFLKASCCLSFYSRSLSLV